A DNA window from Trichosurus vulpecula isolate mTriVul1 chromosome 2, mTriVul1.pri, whole genome shotgun sequence contains the following coding sequences:
- the LOC118836189 gene encoding biogenesis of lysosome-related organelles complex 1 subunit 2-like, which translates to MWSLFSVRSLTLGATYHQRSPPSFLLPPFPGLDDAVVETAEEAMEPAEADITGLCQDMFSKMATYLTGELTATSEDYKLLENMNKLTSLKYLEMKDIAVNISRNLKDLNQKYAALQPYLDQITLIEEQVAALEQAAYKLDAYSKKLEAKYKKLERR; encoded by the exons ATGTGGTCCCTGTTCTCAGTCCGCAGCCTCACATTGGGCGCCACCTACCACCAGCGGAG ccctccatcctttctcctacctcccttccccgGCCTAGACGATGCCGTGGTGGAGACAGCGGAGGAGGCCATGGAGCCCGCCGAGGCGGACATCacggggctgtgccaggacatgttctccaaaatggccacgTACCTGACGGGCGAGCTCACAGCTaccagtgaagactataaacttctggaaaatatgaacaaactgactagcttgaagtatctagaaatgaaagatattgcagtaaacataagtagaaacctaaaggacttaaaccagaaatatgcagcacttcagccttatctggatcagatcactctaattgaggagcaagtagcagctcttgagcaggcagcttacaaattggatgcatattcaaagaaactagaagcaaagtacaagaagttagagaggcgatga
- the LOC118837564 gene encoding zinc finger protein 658B-like, whose product MASQDLRMIVRILPNCDLHVYKLCLYPRWGSPPQKRTSGQLAEDRSLFPGETAKRMAPGSQRPSSQELVTYKDVFVDFTKEEWGLLDHSQKQLYKEVMLENIHNLLSLDLETRLEVNEVTRNRGIFLEKCDLHRFMSDGPWSFKWREIHDPDVNLNKNPKSEYEFDEIGKRFSQSCILNPCKKMTSGNDSVLDTEYSRCFIEHVEFFQSHEKAPEMPVYPGNQWEMTWNWSSDLIRLQMTDIGEMLCVSSKGGKGLSQNSKLIPHQEIPIRRELDKYNEWAPTLSHHSSLLCQPKFHPAMKSCACAQCGKAFGWDSNLDRSHKIHTGGKFYEYHQSGRAFCHRSLIIRHQRIHTGEKPYECNHCGKAFSDRGTLTVHQRIQTGEKLRECSQCGKPFTHSSSVATHQRIHTGERLYECNQCEKTFRRSSHLVAHQKIHNGEKPYECNHCGKAFTYRSQLGAHQRIHTRENPFECNHCGKAFTNRSKLAAHRRIHTGEKPYECNHCGRAFTQRGNLTAHQRIHTGEKPYECSLCGKAFNEGGSLASHQKIHTGEKPFECNLCGKAFKDRASLASHQKTHSGEKPFECNQCGKTFRKHSHLIGHQRIHSGEKPFECNQCGKTFIERYRLAAHQRIHTGERPFECNQCGKAFIERYHLADHQKIHIGERPYECNQCGKTFKRNSHLVAHQKIHSGEKPYECNHCGKTFTYRSQLGAHQRIHTGERPFECCHCGKAFTNRSKLGAHQRIHTGEKPYECNHCGKAFNERGSLAAHQRIHTGEKPYECNYCGKAFTQRGNLTAHQRIHTGEKRYECNLCGKAFNERGSLASHQRIHTGEKPFGCNLCGKAFKDRASLASHQKTHSGEKPFECNQCGRTFRKHSHFVGHQRIHSGEKPFECNQCGKTFIESYRLAAHQRIHTGERPFECHQCGKTFRTRSHLVDHQRIHSGEKPYECNHCGKAFTYRSKLGAHQRIHTGEKPYECNHCGKAFKDRYNLASHQRIHTGEKPFECNHCGKTFTEKGNLAAHQRIHTGEKPFECSQCGKAFTHRGSLLAHQRIHTGEKPFECNHCGKAFTQRGGLFAHQRIHTGEKPFECNHCGKAFTQSGSLFAHQRIHTGE is encoded by the exons ATGGCAAGTCAAGACCTAAGAATGATTGTCCGGATCCTGCCCAATTGTGATTTGCATGTGTATAAACTCTGCCTTTACCCCAGGTGGGGAAGCCCTCCCCAAAAGAGGACTTCAG gtCAGCTTGCTGAGGACCGAAGCCTATTCCCAGGAGAGACAGCAAAGAGAATGGCACCTGGGAGCCAGAGACCCTCATCCCAG GAGTTGGTGACATACAAGGATGTGTTTGTGGACTTCACTAaggaggagtggggcctcttAGACCATTCTCAGAAACAGCTGTACAAGGAGGTCATGCTGGAGAATATCCACAACCTGCTATCCCTGG ATTTAGAGACCAGGTTGGAAGTAAATGAGGTGACTAGAAATCGTGGAATTTTTCTTGAAAAATGTGACCTTCATAGATTCATGAGTGATGGTCCCTGGAGCTTCAAATGGAGAGAAATCCATGACCCTGATGTCAACTTAAATAAAAATCCAAAGAGTGAATATGAATTTGATGAAATTGGAAAGAGATTCAGTCAGTCTTGTATCCTAAATCCCTGTAAGAAAATGACCTCAGGGAATGACTCTGTTCTGGATACTGAATATAGCAGATGCTTTATTGAACATGTAGAGTTTTTTCAGTCCCATGAGAAGGCTCCTGAAATGCCAGTGTATCCAGGTAATCAGTGGGAAATGACCTGGAACTGGAGTTCAGACCTTATTAGACTTCAGATGACTGATATTGGAGAAATGCTTTGTGTAAGTAGTAAAGGTGGGAAGGGCTTGAGTCAGAACTCTAAGCTCATTCCTCATCAGGAAATTCCCATTAGAAGGGAGCTTGATAAATATAATGAATGGGCACCAACCTTATCCCATCACTCATCTCTTCTTTGTCAGCCTAAATTTCACCCTGCAATGAAAAGTTGTGCATGTGCtcagtgtgggaaggcctttggTTGGGACTCAAATCTTGATAGATCTCATAAGATTCATACTGGGGGGAAGTTTTATGAATATCATCAATCTGGGAGGGCTTTTTGCCACAGATCACTCATCATTcgccatcagagaatccatactggagaaaaaccttatgaatgcaatcacTGTGGAAAGGCTTTCTCAGACAGGGGCACtcttactgtacatcagagaatccaaaCTGGAGAGAAACTTCGTGAATGTAGTCAGTGTGGAAAGCCTTTCACACACAGCTCCAGTGTTGCTACACATCAGaggatccacactggagagagactttatgaatgtaatcaatgtgaaaAGACTTTCAGAAGGAGCTCCCATCTTGTTGCCCATCAGAAAATCCAcaatggagagaaaccttatgaatgtaatcactgtggaaaggcttttacataCAGGAGCCAACTTGgtgcccatcagagaatccacactagaGAGAacccttttgaatgtaatcactgtggaaaggctttcacaaacAGGAGCAAACTTGCTGCCCATcggagaatccacactggagagaaaccttatgaatgcaatcacTGTGGAAGGGCTTTCACACAGAGGGGCAATcttactgcacatcagagaatccacactggagagaaaccatatgaatgtagtttatgtggaaaggctttcaatgAAGGGGGCAGTCTTGCTTcccatcagaaaatccacactggagagaaaccttttgaatgtaatttatgtggaaaggctttcaaagACAGGGCCAGTCTTGCTTCCCATCAGAAAacccacagtggagagaaacctttcgaatgtaatcaatgtggaaagactttcagaaagCACTCCCATCTTATTggtcatcagagaatccacagtggagagaaaccttttgaatgtaatcagtgtggaaagactttcatagaGAGGTACCGTCTTGCTGCACATCAAAGAATAcacactggagagagaccttttgaatgtaatcaatgtggaaaagctttcataGAGAGGTACCATCTTGCTGACCATCAGAAAATCCACATTGGAGAgagaccttatgaatgtaatcaatgtggaaagactttcaaaaGGAACTCCCATCTTGTTGCCcatcagaaaatccacagtggagagaaaccttatgaatgtaatcattgTGGAAAGACCTTCACATACAGGAGCCAACTTGGagcccatcagagaatccatactggagagagacCTTTTGAATGTTGTcactgtggaaaggctttcactaACAGGAGCAAACTTGgtgcccatcagagaatccatactggagagaaaccttatgaatgtaatcactgtggaaaggctttcaatgAGAGGGGCAGTCTTGctgcccatcagagaatccacactggagagaaaccttatgaatgcaattactgtggaaaggctttcacacagaggGGCAATcttactgcacatcagagaatccacactggagaaaaacgtTATGAATGTAATTTATGTGGAAAGGCATTCAATGAAAGGGGCAGTCTTGcttcacatcagagaatccacactggagagaaaccttttggaTGTAATttatgtggaaaggctttcaaagACAGGGCTAGTCTTGCTTCCCATCAGAAAacccacagtggagagaaaccttttgaatgtaatcaatgtggaaggACTTTTAGAAAGCATTCTCATTTTGTTggccatcagagaatccacagtggagagaaaccttttgaatgtaatcaatgtggaaagactttcatagaGAGTTACcgtcttgctgcacatcagagaatccacactggagagagaccttTTGAATgtcatcaatgtggaaagactttcagaacACGCTCCCATCTTGTTgaccatcagagaatccacagtggagagaaaccttatgaatgtaatcactgtggaaaggctttcacataCAGAAGCAAACTTGGTgctcatcagagaattcacactggagagaaaccttatgaatgtaatcactgtggaaaggctttcaaagACAGGTACAATCTTGCttcccatcagagaatccacactggagagaagccttttgaatgtaatcactgtggaaagacttttacagaAAAGGGTAATCTTGctgcccatcagagaatccacactggagagaaaccttttgaatgcagtcaatgtggaaaggcttttacacacAGGGGCAGTCTTTTGgcccatcagagaattcacactggagagaaaccttttgaatgcaatcactgtggaaaggctttcacacagaggGGAGGTCTTTttgcccatcagagaatccacactggagagaaaccttttgaatgcaatcactgtggaaaggctttcacgcAGAGTGGCAGTCTTTttgcccatcagagaatccacactggagagtaA